A single Thiohalobacter thiocyanaticus DNA region contains:
- the ccoO gene encoding cytochrome-c oxidase, cbb3-type subunit II: MSFFKHESIEINAGLLIALTMVVISIGGLVEIVPLFYIKNTIEKVEGVRPYTPLELRGRDIYQREGCYLCHSQMIRPFRDEMLRYGHYSLAAESQYDHPFQWGSKRTGPDLARVGGKYSNEWHVAHMINPRDVVPESIMPSYPWLMENELEYSDVADRMRALKKAGVPYSETREEYQANVEKFGREAADRLNILAAEQNLIAEAQAGNFDGDRARLTEMDALVAYLQMLGTLVDFSQYEEGHFAEFR, from the coding sequence ATGAGCTTCTTCAAACACGAAAGCATCGAGATCAATGCCGGCCTTCTGATCGCACTGACCATGGTGGTGATCAGCATCGGCGGCCTGGTGGAGATCGTGCCGCTGTTCTATATCAAGAACACCATCGAGAAGGTCGAGGGCGTGCGCCCCTACACGCCGCTGGAACTGCGCGGGCGTGATATCTACCAGCGCGAAGGCTGCTACCTGTGTCATTCGCAGATGATCCGGCCCTTCCGTGACGAGATGCTGCGCTACGGGCATTACTCGCTGGCGGCCGAGTCGCAGTACGACCATCCCTTCCAGTGGGGCTCCAAGCGCACCGGCCCGGACCTGGCGCGCGTGGGTGGCAAATACTCCAACGAGTGGCATGTCGCGCACATGATCAACCCGCGTGACGTGGTGCCCGAGTCCATCATGCCCAGTTACCCCTGGCTGATGGAGAATGAGCTCGAATACTCCGACGTCGCCGACCGCATGCGGGCGCTGAAGAAGGCCGGCGTGCCTTACTCCGAGACCCGGGAGGAATACCAGGCCAACGTCGAGAAGTTCGGCCGGGAGGCTGCCGACAGGCTCAATATCCTCGCCGCCGAGCAGAATCTCATTGCCGAGGCCCAGGCCGGAAACTTCGACGGTGACCGCGCGCGGCTGACCGAGATGGATGCCCTGGTCGCCTATCTACAGATGCTCGGCACGCTGGTCGATTTCAGTCAGTACGAGGAAGGCCACTTCGCCGAGTTCCGCTGA
- the ccoN gene encoding cytochrome-c oxidase, cbb3-type subunit I has translation MAQSAAVGTQQQYNYAIIKKFSIMALVWGVLGMAAGLYAALELAYPFLNFNIPEITFGRLRPVHTTLVIFGFGGSALFATSYYVVQRTSQARLYGDGLANFTFWGWQLSVGLGALSYMFGITQSREYAEFEWPIDILITLTWVAYFWVYVQTLRRRSQPHIYVANWFYISFILATAILHIFNNLAIPVNLFSLKSYSLFSGVQDAMTQWWYGHNAVGFFLTAAFLGMMYYFVPKQAGRPVYSYRLSIIHFWALAFLYMWVGAHHLHWTALPDWTSTLAATFSVMLLLPSWGGMINGIMTLSGAWHKLRTDPIMLFMITALSFYGMSTFEGPLMSLKSVNALSHYTDWTIGHVHSGALGWVALISFGSLYHMVPRLYDTKLWSLRLVYAHFFLATIGIVLYITAMWVAGIGQGLLLRAFDDQFGTLAYTFIETVTFLHKPYVVRALGGAFFVSGVVLMAINIAMTIRQAKVEQAAIEAKIASKLARA, from the coding sequence ATGGCGCAGAGTGCAGCAGTGGGTACGCAGCAGCAGTACAACTATGCGATTATCAAGAAATTCTCCATCATGGCCCTGGTCTGGGGCGTGCTGGGCATGGCTGCCGGACTGTACGCCGCGCTGGAACTGGCCTATCCCTTCCTGAATTTCAACATCCCCGAGATCACCTTCGGCCGTCTGCGTCCGGTGCATACCACCCTGGTGATCTTCGGCTTCGGCGGCAGCGCCCTGTTCGCGACTTCCTATTATGTGGTGCAGCGCACCAGCCAGGCCCGCCTGTACGGCGACGGTCTCGCCAACTTCACCTTCTGGGGCTGGCAGCTGTCGGTCGGCCTGGGCGCGCTCAGCTACATGTTCGGCATCACCCAGTCGCGTGAATACGCCGAGTTCGAATGGCCCATCGACATCCTGATCACCCTGACCTGGGTGGCCTATTTCTGGGTCTATGTGCAGACCCTGCGGCGGCGCTCCCAGCCGCACATCTACGTGGCCAACTGGTTCTACATCTCCTTCATCCTGGCCACTGCGATCCTGCACATCTTCAACAACCTGGCCATCCCGGTGAACCTGTTCAGCCTCAAGTCCTACTCGCTGTTCTCCGGCGTGCAGGACGCCATGACCCAGTGGTGGTACGGCCACAACGCCGTCGGCTTTTTCCTCACCGCCGCTTTCCTGGGCATGATGTACTACTTCGTGCCCAAGCAGGCCGGGCGCCCGGTGTACTCCTACCGCCTGTCCATCATCCACTTCTGGGCGCTGGCCTTCCTCTACATGTGGGTGGGCGCGCACCACCTGCACTGGACCGCGCTGCCGGACTGGACCTCCACTCTGGCCGCAACCTTCTCCGTGATGCTGCTGCTGCCGTCCTGGGGCGGCATGATCAACGGCATCATGACCCTGTCCGGCGCCTGGCACAAACTGCGCACCGACCCGATCATGCTGTTCATGATCACCGCACTGTCCTTCTACGGCATGTCGACCTTCGAGGGTCCGCTGATGTCGCTGAAGAGCGTGAATGCGCTGTCGCATTACACTGACTGGACCATCGGCCATGTGCACTCCGGCGCATTGGGATGGGTGGCGCTGATCTCCTTCGGCTCGCTCTATCACATGGTGCCGCGCCTGTATGACACCAAACTGTGGAGCCTGCGCCTGGTCTATGCCCACTTCTTCCTGGCCACCATCGGCATCGTGCTCTACATCACCGCCATGTGGGTGGCCGGCATCGGTCAGGGCCTGCTGCTGCGCGCCTTCGACGACCAGTTCGGCACCCTGGCCTACACCTTCATCGAGACGGTGACCTTCCTGCACAAGCCCTATGTGGTGCGTGCACTGGGTGGCGCCTTCTTCGTCAGCGGTGTCGTACTGATGGCCATCAATATCGCCATGACCATTCGTCAGGCCAAGGTCGAGCAGGCCGCCATCGAGGCCAAGATCGCGTCCAAGCTGGCACGCGCCTGA
- the ccoP gene encoding cytochrome-c oxidase, cbb3-type subunit III, with translation MTMSEANKQQGAVQTTGHSWDGDLQEFNNPLPTWWLWGFYLTVIFAVIYWVIYPAWPVGESYTKGVANTITYTVNGEERTTHWNTRALLMKEMQSGQDAQKMQAYMEKVAAASYDDILADEEMLAFTRAVAKGLFGDNCAACHGSGGAGVMGLFPNLVDDAWLWGGTVEQIETTLTEGRHGFMPAFGRSLDDGQIDAVAHYVLSLSGHEVDGDMAQRGMQIFNGKEGGCFYCHTQAGTGLESQGAANLTDSIWTVANVPGQDSLEGKLAEVREVVENGIERVMPAWDERLSDNEIKLLTVYVHELGGGQ, from the coding sequence ATGACGATGAGTGAAGCGAACAAGCAACAGGGCGCAGTACAGACCACGGGTCATTCCTGGGACGGTGACCTGCAGGAGTTCAACAACCCGCTGCCGACCTGGTGGCTGTGGGGCTTTTATCTGACGGTGATCTTCGCCGTGATCTACTGGGTCATCTATCCGGCCTGGCCGGTGGGCGAGTCCTACACCAAGGGTGTGGCCAACACCATCACCTATACCGTCAACGGCGAGGAGCGCACCACGCACTGGAATACCCGGGCGCTGCTGATGAAGGAGATGCAGAGCGGCCAGGATGCGCAGAAGATGCAGGCCTATATGGAGAAGGTCGCCGCCGCCAGCTACGACGACATCCTGGCCGACGAGGAAATGCTGGCCTTCACCCGCGCCGTGGCCAAGGGCCTGTTCGGCGACAACTGTGCGGCCTGCCACGGCTCCGGCGGCGCCGGCGTGATGGGCCTGTTCCCCAACCTGGTCGATGACGCCTGGCTGTGGGGCGGCACTGTCGAGCAGATCGAAACAACCCTGACCGAGGGCCGTCACGGCTTCATGCCGGCCTTCGGCCGCAGCCTGGACGATGGCCAGATCGATGCCGTGGCCCATTATGTGCTCAGCCTGTCCGGCCACGAGGTCGACGGCGACATGGCGCAGCGCGGCATGCAGATCTTCAACGGCAAGGAAGGCGGCTGCTTCTACTGCCACACGCAGGCAGGCACCGGCCTGGAGTCACAGGGTGCGGCCAACCTCACCGACAGCATCTGGACCGTTGCCAATGTGCCGGGCCAGGACAGCCTCGAGGGCAAGCTTGCCGAGGTGCGTGAGGTGGTCGAGAATGGCATCGAGCGCGTGATGCCGGCGTGGGATGAGCGCCTCAGCGACAACGAAATCAAGCTGCTGACCGTCTACGTGCACGAACTCGGCGGAGGGCAGTAG
- the ccoG gene encoding cytochrome c oxidase accessory protein CcoG, producing the protein MTETDVQLYQKRVPIYPRSVKGRFRRLKWGILTLAYGVYFLLPWLPWDRVAGPQQAVSFDIHGRRFYLFDLTVHAQDIFWLAGFLVIGAFLLFFVTGIAGRVFCGYFCFQTLWTDVYILIERLVQGERPARIRLDKQPWGGGKLLKKGTTHLLWLLVAFLTGLSFTLYWGYAPELFTGFFTGQAPFPAYATTLFLTATTYVMAGLAREQVCTYMCPYARFQGAMFDRDTLIVAYDEARGEGSAGRHKVAKGLKTREERQTQGVGDCIDCGYCVQVCPTGIDIRNGMQYQCISCALCIDACDTIMDSMEWPRGLIKYTSDKAQHGEKTRLLKGKTIGYGVILLSAATALIVSMLNQVPLDISVSQVRQPLYVRLSDGRIQNSYEIKLNNKADLSYEVRLDVSGLGGAELDLGQLEHIVLHPDQRLQLFVKVRMRPHANQPEKKDFYFVVEPVGAGDIPQVKWPSVFYHPDD; encoded by the coding sequence ATGACCGAAACCGACGTCCAGCTCTACCAGAAACGCGTACCGATCTATCCCCGCTCGGTCAAGGGGCGGTTTCGTCGCCTCAAATGGGGCATCCTGACACTGGCCTACGGTGTCTACTTCCTGCTCCCCTGGCTGCCATGGGATCGGGTGGCCGGTCCCCAGCAGGCCGTGTCCTTCGACATCCACGGCCGCCGTTTCTATCTGTTCGATCTGACCGTCCACGCCCAGGACATCTTCTGGCTGGCCGGCTTCCTGGTCATCGGGGCCTTCCTGCTGTTCTTCGTCACCGGCATCGCCGGGCGGGTATTCTGCGGCTACTTCTGTTTCCAGACCCTGTGGACCGATGTCTACATCCTGATCGAGCGCCTGGTCCAGGGCGAGCGTCCGGCGCGCATCCGTCTGGACAAGCAGCCCTGGGGCGGCGGGAAACTGCTCAAGAAGGGAACCACGCATCTGTTGTGGCTGCTGGTGGCCTTCCTTACCGGTCTGAGCTTCACCCTCTACTGGGGCTATGCGCCGGAACTGTTCACGGGCTTCTTCACCGGCCAGGCGCCGTTCCCCGCCTATGCCACCACCCTGTTCCTGACCGCGACCACCTATGTCATGGCCGGGCTGGCACGGGAGCAGGTCTGCACCTACATGTGCCCCTATGCCCGCTTCCAGGGGGCGATGTTCGACCGCGACACCCTGATCGTGGCCTATGACGAGGCCCGCGGCGAGGGCAGTGCCGGCCGTCACAAGGTGGCCAAGGGCCTGAAGACACGCGAGGAACGCCAGACGCAGGGCGTGGGTGACTGCATCGACTGCGGCTACTGCGTGCAGGTGTGTCCCACCGGCATCGATATCCGCAACGGGATGCAGTACCAGTGCATCTCCTGCGCCCTGTGCATCGATGCCTGCGACACCATCATGGATTCCATGGAGTGGCCGCGCGGGCTGATCAAGTACACCTCCGACAAGGCCCAGCACGGCGAGAAGACCCGCCTGCTCAAGGGCAAGACCATCGGCTACGGCGTGATCCTGCTGTCGGCAGCCACGGCCCTGATCGTCAGCATGCTGAACCAGGTGCCGCTGGACATCTCCGTCTCGCAGGTGCGTCAGCCGCTGTATGTGCGCCTCTCCGATGGCCGGATCCAGAACAGTTATGAGATCAAGCTCAACAACAAGGCCGATCTCAGTTACGAGGTCAGGCTCGATGTCAGCGGACTGGGCGGGGCGGAACTCGATCTGGGTCAGCTCGAACACATCGTGCTGCACCCGGATCAACGGCTGCAGCTGTTCGTCAAGGTGAGAATGCGGCCGCATGCCAACCAGCCCGAGAAGAAGGATTTCTACTTCGTGGTCGAACCTGTCGGGGCCGGGGATATCCCGCAGGTGAAATGGCCCTCGGTCTTCTATCACCCGGACGACTGA
- a CDS encoding cbb3-type cytochrome oxidase subunit 3, which translates to MSELLRWIGQFENSKIVALLIFFVTFCAIIIYVFTGKRRKQRLESYKYIPFEDDENESRTQRKVNDDE; encoded by the coding sequence ATGTCTGAACTGCTGCGCTGGATCGGTCAGTTCGAGAACAGCAAGATCGTTGCTCTGCTGATCTTCTTCGTGACCTTCTGCGCCATCATCATCTACGTGTTCACCGGCAAGCGGCGCAAGCAGCGGCTGGAATCCTACAAGTACATCCCGTTCGAGGACGATGAAAACGAGTCCCGGACGCAGCGCAAGGTAAATGACGATGAGTGA